One Camelus ferus isolate YT-003-E chromosome 27, BCGSAC_Cfer_1.0, whole genome shotgun sequence DNA window includes the following coding sequences:
- the RHCG gene encoding ammonium transporter Rh type C, with translation MGWNTNLRWRLPVICLLLQVVLVVLFGVFVRYDPDADAHWIEERLSKNMSSDLDNEFYFRYPSFQDVHVMIFVGFGFLMTFLQRYGFSAVGFNFLLAAFGIQWALLMQGWLNSFEGNYVLVGVENLINADFCVGSVCVAFGAVLGKVSPVQLLIMTLFQVTLFAVNEYILLELLEVKDAGGSMTIHTFGAYFGLTVTRILYRPNLYQSKERQSSVYHSDLFAMIGTLFLWMFWPSFNSAVSNHGDAQHRAVINTYCSLAACVLTSVALSSALQKKGKLDMVHIQNATLAGGVAVGTAAEMMLMPYGALIVGFICGIISTLGFVYLTPFLESHLGIQDTCGIHNLHGIPGIIGGIVGAVTAACANTEMYGQKGLAHAFDPESFKASWTASLQGKFQAAGLFVSLAMALVGGFIVGFILKLPFWGQAADENCFEDAVYWEMPKEQNITHHSEDPTLKPSEP, from the exons ATGGGCTGGAACACCAATCTCCGCTGGCGGCTGCCGGTCATCTGCCTGCTCCTGCAGGTGGTCCTGGTGGTCCTCTTCGGTGTGTTCGTGCGCTATGACCCGGATGCCGACGCCCACTGGATCGAGGAGAGGTTGTCTAAGAATATGTCCAGCGACCTTGACAACGAATTCTACTTTCGCTACCCGA GCTTCCAGGACGTGCACGTGATGATCTTCGTGGGTTTCGGCTTCCTCATGACCTTCCTGCAGCGCTACGGCTTCAGCGCCGTGGGCTTCAACTTCCTTCTGGCGGCCTTCGGCATCCAGTGGGCGCTGCTCATGCAGGGCTGGTTGAACTCTTTTGAAGGAAACTACGTTCTCGTGGGCGTGGAAAA CCTCATCAACGCGGACTTCTGCGTGGGCTCTGTCTGTGTGGCCTTTGGGGCAGTTCTGGGCAAAGTCAGCCCTGTCCAGCTTCTCATCATGACTCTCTTCCAAGTGACCCTCTTTGCAGTGAATGAGTACATTCTCCTCGAGCTGCTAGAG GTGAAGGACGCAGGGGGCTCCATGACCATCCACACATTCGGTGCCTACTTTGGGCTCACAGTGACCCGGATCCTCTACCGACCCAACCTATATCAGAGCAAGGAGAGGCAAAGTTCTGTCTACCACTCGGACCTCTTTGCCATGATTG GCACCCTCTTCCTGTGGATGTTCTGGCCCAGCTTCAACTCAGCTGTGTCCAATCATGGGGATGCCCAGCACCGAGCTGTCATCAACACCTACTGCTCCTTGGCAGCCTGTGTGCTCACCTCGGTGGCGTTATCCAGCGCCCTGCAGAAGAAGGGCAAACTGGACATG GTGCACATCCAGAACGCCACGCTCGCAGGAGGGGTGGCCGTGGGCACTGCTGCCGAGATGATGCTCATGCCTTACGGTGCCCTCATCGTTGGCTTCATCTGCGGCATCATCTCCACCCTGGGTTTTGTGTACCTGACG CCATTCCTGGAGTCCCACCTGGGGATCCAGGACACATGTGGCATTCACAACCTGCATGGCATTCCTGGCATCATAGGTGGCATTGTGGGTGCTGTGACAGCGGCCTGTGCCAACACTGAGATGTATGGGCAGAAAGG GCTTGCCCACGCCTTTGACCCTGAAAGTTTCAAAGCAAGCTGGACTGCAAGCTTGCAGGGCAAGTTCCAGGCTGCCGGCCTCTTCGTGTCACTGGCCATGGCCCTGGTAGGCGGCTTCATTGTAG GGTTCATTTTGAAATTACCATTCTGGGGACAAGCCGCTGATGAAAACTGTTTTGAGGATGCAGTCTACTGGGAG atgCCCAAGGAACAGAACATTACCCACCATTCTGAGGATCCCACCCTCAAGCCCTCAGAACCTTAA